aaatatctaaaaattaAGTTATTTTGCCccacaatattatttttattttattttataaaaaaaaaatctttccTTTTTTTACACCCTGaacaaattgattattataaaattaaaaatataattaagtgtttataaaaaaaaaaaaaaaaaaaaaaaaaaaaccaaaaaaaacctaaaaaaaaaaaaaaaataatatcatatTGCAGTTatcattcattattatttttgatttttactattttgttcttcttcttcaaccATTgctaaataatcattttgtgactaatatatatatatattttttataattattattattattattagaaccaatagtttttattttattattttattttttttaaaattattactacttACATATtgatattcaaataaatcgACAGagttattataataatccaCATTACTATATCCTCTATTTATATgtgtattattataattaaaattattttcattatctggattattataattattatcattattattactattattattattattaaaactttttattgGTGGAACTttgtttgaatttgaatttgataaagatGTATCATTTTTCGGTATATTTGATATATTATTCGATAGAAATGAATCTAAATCATTgatttttgtaattaataaatttttgggtgaaatattgttattattattattattattattattattattattattattattattattattattattattattattattattattattattattattattattattattattgttattactatttttaggAGATgtgtttatattatttattggaatatcaatttcaaattcttttaatttctctggTGAAACtgaattaaattcatcaaatttaGAGGATATCGAATTTAAACCAAtgattttattcttttcatGATTTGAAAATAGGTCACTATTCTTTTGAGAGATTAATGTAAATGGTATTGAATATAACGGTTCTAATGGTGgtgtttcaattaattcttcatcatcattattatttttatcataatACGGGTCTTTCATTTTTAGATCctcatatttattatttttattattattattattattattattattattattattattattattattattattattattattattattattattaatattattaatactattaatatttttggtATTACTATGATTTTtactatatttattattatagtcaCTATCTATgtcacttttaaaaaaattgtttattctATCTCtatcatcttcatttaaAGGCTGTGTCGAAATAAATTCTTCTTCGTTGGTGTCATCCATTTCTAAATATCTTGTGTTGTgtgttttttaagttttttgaagtgaattttttttttttttttgtatttgaaaatgaaaaaaaattttttataatattttcatttttttattttcaattttttttttaattttgaaaattcttAGAAAATCATTGTTTTGGTCcatgtaataaaaaaaataaaaaatgataaaaataaaaaagatatttataaaaatatttataataaataaaatataaaaaaaaaaaaaaaaaaaaaaagaaaaatcaaataaataaaaaagtttgatgttataaaaatatttattttaaattcgaGTTTAgaaccattatcattatatttttatttttatttctatttttttaaaaaaaatcattattttttatttttaactttttttttttttttttgtcatgAATATCCAGTTTTGTAGTTTACAACAATAATTAGCAAGTTTCATAAGTGTTTGTTCGTAAATGTGGTTATTTCTTCTACCACCCTTGAGGGAATCTTTTTacttattattatatgattCAAGTTGTTCAAGaatcttttgtttttctaataaaattttttcaattaataatttttcatcttcttgttgttgttttaatttttttatttcttcaaATTGATCTCTTGCTTGTTGCGCTATTGATTGAATCTCTTgctttttattatcaatttcattttttaaattattttcagttTCACTTGACATTGTGTttgggttaaaaaaaaataaaaaaaaaaaaaaaaaaaaaaaaaaaaaaaatgaaaaataaaaaaaaaattaaaacaaaaaacccaatatttttttatttttttttttatttgaatatattAATAGGTTTACTtttgatcatttttaaagattaatcggtatttttaattttttttttttatgctgttatttatttttttttttttgtttttctttgattttttttatttttttgtttttctttgatttttttttattttttgtaatttttttttttttgtgatcaaaaattaatcccacaaaaaaaaaaaaaaaaaataatggtttaaaaaaaaaggttatataaatttgaaatataaatgaaagagaaaattattaaagcTGTGGTTCTTGGTGATGTAACAATTGGTAAAACATCATTATTagttacaaaaaaaattggatttcCATTGGAATATATACCCACAATATTTGATAATCACTATTtcgaaataaaaataaatgaccAAATTATGAGAATTGGTTGTTGGGATACTGGTGGTGGTGAGGAATATCCTCGTATAaggatgtttttttttattttttattaaaaattttaattattattttattttattaaaaaaaaaaaaaaaaaaaaaaaaaaaaaaaaaacaggaCCATTATCATATCCAcaaacaaatttatttttaattttattttcaatatcttcaagaaattcatttaataattgtgaaACATATGTatgtaatttaattttaataatatatatttgtttttttttttttttttttaatcacatattaataataaataaaataaaaagtggTTACCTGAAGTGACAAAATTTTTACCAAGTGTACCAATAATATTAGTTGGCACAAAAACGGATTTAAGAAATTGTGATGATTATAAAGATAAATCAACATTTGTAACATATGAAGAAGGATTGGAGATGAAGGATAAAATTAATGCATCTGCATACCTAGAATgctcatcattattaaataaaggtGTAGATGATTTGTTCGATACAATGGCAAtcattggtaataatgacctaaaatcaataattccAAATCAATTACTTAGAGATCATTATAACCAATCACAAAGGAGTGAAATTTATGAAGCtcaaagaaataattatgaaaataataacaataataataataataataataaatgtataatttgttaaataaaaaaatgaaattaaaaattttaattataataataataataatccttttcttgtaaaaaaaaaaaaaaaaaaaaaaaaaaaaaaaaaaaaaaatatttattcaaatttgtgaaacataaaaaaaataaagaaccaaaatattaataaaaatggaaattatataataaaaaaaaaacaggttattattatcacattttatttttctaaacCAAACTAaaacaccttttttttttttttttttttttttttttttttttttttgaccaaaatgaaaataaaaaattaaaaaattaaaaaaaattaagatatttataaattttgtgcttattttaaaattaaccaATCAAAACTGACCAACAATCACTTAATattttgacttttttttttttttttttttttaatttttaataggaagttttttttttttaagtttttgaaaaaaaaaaaaaaagttttatttattattataaataaaatggaagaaaataaaattaaagtggTATTGGTAAAACATCTTTATTGTATACAAAAAGGTAGAGGTACTTTTGAAACATACAATCCTACCTTATTTGAAGatcatataaaaataaacaaagatGGTAAAGAATATAATTTAGATTGTTGGGATATTAGCAGTGGTGCTGAGGATTATTCTCGTTTGAGTATGTCTTATagttaaattttattatatataggtttttttttttttttttttttttttcatttgattattcagttttatttattctatttttaattttatatttctgttaataaaaaaacaggACCACTTTTATATCCAAATACaaatgtattttttatttgtttttcaatatcttcaaGAGActcatttaataaatgcaCATGGGTATGTATTTAATTTCCACCAAcgaatataaataaatattattcagtaaattaattttttctattttgggaaaaaaaaattaaaataaaaagtggGCCAAAGATTTAACTGAATATTGTCCTGACGTACCAAAGATATTGGTAGGAACTAAAATAGATTTAAGGGATGATAATGATCCAAATAAATCtgattttgtaaaatatAAAGAAGGTATAAAGATGAAGGATAAAATTAATGCATCTACATACATAGAATGTTcgtcattattaaataaaggtgtaaatgatttatttgatacAATTTCAATCTTTAGTGACAATAGAATACAAagtaattgtaataataaaaatcataaagaaaataaatgcattatttgttaaataaaataaaataatttttattatttattttttaagttttccgtttttttattaaaaaattttaagtgATCAATTTTCCGACctagatattttaattttttttttaaaaaaaaaattccctGGTCCGActtaaaattttacaaaatcagaaaaaaaaaaatatgcattttttttttctatagttttttttttttatttttatttttttttttttctaattttattttaatcaaaattaacTTTGTTGTGATAATGGACaaagatattttatcaaaaaaaatagagtCTCTTGGTATAAGAAAAGCAAATTACCAACACAttaaattagaattatttaaaattttgtcaaaaataaaagatgaaaaaattaaaaaaataataaataaaatattaataaatattagaCCACCAGAAAAAATATTAGATTCAGGAATTCATGGAAATCATTTTATTGTTTCAAAAAGCTTAGACCAtcctatttttaaaacattcagtgataattttaaaaaaatagatgaTTTATATAAGTTATTAGATAATTTAACCGATAATTTAACCGATAATCTAAACGATAATTTAAccgataataatattattaataataataataataataataatagtattaatgaCCGATCTGAAAGTACAAATTatctattatttgaatttgaagaaaACGATGGGGATCATTCTAATAATATcactattaaaaatataaaagataataaaaataataataaaaataaaaataataataataataataataataataataataataataataataataataataataataataataataataataataataataataataataataataataataataataataataataataataataataataataataataataataatattaatataaatattaataataatattaataatttatcaattgataaatcacAACTTGAAGAAAGACCAATAGCAGATggtatttttcaaattcaagcATTTTTTCATCCATCTATTGATGATAGCAATCATATATAcgttgataataatgatttcaaaCATGATCAAattgatagtaataataataataataataataataataataataataataataataataataataataataataataataataatactaataataataattataaaaatgaattatctCAAGTTTTAGAGTTAATTAAAGAGTATAAAGATTTACATTCAAAATATAaggaaattttaattaagaaagtggaaaatgaaataaatactGCATTCTCAGATGTTCCATTAATAATTAGTGAAGATTgtatatttaaagaaatacAAATAGAGATAGCATATAaaatatcatcaattgatagaataaaaaaaacatctaTTAGAGAAAATGAAGTAGGTTTAAGTAAAGGAGTAGAATTTGATGGTGTTTACTATaaagttgataataatatctcATGTTTATTGAACCCATCCAAAGAAAATTCagtttatcaattatatGATTCATTATTTCAAGATAAAGGTTTCATATCACCAACACAATTATTAGTAATCAATGGTTTAAAAGTAGTTACAGAAGATGGTATACGTAATTCAAGAAAAGAATTTATGTATacttatcatttaataagaAATTCACAGATGAACTATTTAAAGAGTCAATCGAAAaagattcaatttttaaagaatcggtgaataataatttagagagaatgaatattattattcaaggatcattatttataaaaggTGAAACATtacaaaaatatatattgaataattgtaatgatttaaaatctgcatacaataaaattgatattaaaagtTATAGTGCTCATATATTATCAAGTCTCTTATCGATTCCAACAGATTCTCATGGTGATAATTATATTGTTGAAAAAGACTCTTTTAAAATCGTTGGTTTAGATAATGATAAAGTATTTGAATGTCAAGAATTTAGAAAAACTAAAGATGAATATTTCATAGGTATGAGAAATATATTGTTCACATTGGGACCATTAATGAATAAACCAATAAAccaagaaattaaatcacAATTCATTAAACATCAACCAAATTTATTCTTATTAAAATGGTTACaatcattaaaagaaaaacaatctACATATGaattattcatttcatcAATAATCGATGTGGGATTACCACCAATGCAaatggaaaaagaaaaagaaattactaAAGATAGATTAAATTTaccattaaaatttcataaaGGATGGATAACATCAATGTTAAAgagatttaaattaatttcaaaattactttcaaaaaatttaaatacagACATAACACATCAAGAGTTATTCGAACATGTGCAACCAAATGGAAGTTCATTTTATAAATCACTATCAAAATTATGTGATCATGAttcaataaaacaaatacaaaCAATTAGAGATTATGATAAATATTATGGCTTTCCATGTAATAtaagtttaaatttaaatgatttatttaaaaataaagaaaatgaaatggttgatattataaaacaaattgaagCTACAATTGAGATTTTACCAGATACACCAGAGTTAACATTAAGTAAAACAATAGTAGAGTTGATATCAAATTCAGaatataatgattttaatgctACATTTGTTTTTCAACCAATTGTTAATTGGCTTGAATTAgtatttaaaatgaaaaaaagtgATAAAGGTATAAAACTTCATCAATCATGGAGCGATactaaaataatagttttgaaGAAATTATTCCAAAATGGAGTATctttagaattaattaaagatttcaTTAAAGAAACTTCAATAACTATAGAGGATATAGAATCTATTAGTTCAATTTTACATTGTTCAATTATagcaaataattcaaatattttagaacaaattgaattattaattagttTAGGTGTTGATATTGATAGAAAAGAAggtattaatgatttaaccCCATTAGATTTAGCAGCAAgaattaatcaatttaaagttttcactaaattaattgaattaggTGCAGGAAAAGTATTGAATCATTCAGagatttcaaattattattattataaactttctaatgaagaaaaagaaaaattaaaaccctTTATACCACAATTATTCATAAGAAATCCAAAATTGATTTGGGAaatatcattaaatgaaattttaccaattgataaaaacaGTGATAATGACAAAGACGGTGTGAAAGGAATAGTTAATAAtagatcaattaaaaagGATTATTTGGATCAATTGTTTGATAGTAATAATCAACCAATTAAACTACTAAACCAATATGGTACAAGATCTgtagttttaattgaaaatgaaaatggattaggaatttattttaaatttaaaccacAATTTCCAGGTATTGAATTTgctattaaagaatttgcaGAGGATTTGTTTGGTTTTTGTACACCATATTCAGAATTAGTATCAATTAATGGCTTTCCAGTTTTATTAGTTCAAAAAGTGTATGgtaaaactttatttgatgtattaaatgaagaatcatcatcatcatcatcatcatcaccaaatattgaaagaattgaaaattcaactattgaaagaattgaagattcaaatatttcaaaactAATTATgttatcaattttaacaaataatgCAGATGGTAATTTaggtaatttaataatttcacaggatactttattaaataaatattatattttttcaattgataatgacCAATCATTTGTACCACCAGCATATTATAGTAAcaagataatttttaataaatttttattaaaaatagaaaattctttatttttatttaatcaaatgTTTAAGCTGGTACATCAAGATGTTAtagattcaattattaaattagatattgaagtttttttaaataattggatTGTAAAATTGGAGCAACACCATAGTATGTCTATGCACTATTCCAAATCAAGTATTGATCATTCACATTTTGGTCTTGATGGAACAGTAATTGGAGtaccatttgaaattgaaaccattaaacaaataataacaaagcTTACTAGGTTGAAAATATGtttaacaaaaaagaaaaatataacTCATtttgatatattaaaattacttgAACCATTGATTTCTATCAAATATAAACCATTAATCTCTGATAAATCcatttcaattataaataaatttttaaagttaaGGGAAtcta
This region of Dictyostelium discoideum AX4 chromosome 3 chromosome, whole genome shotgun sequence genomic DNA includes:
- a CDS encoding ankyrin repeat-containing protein; the encoded protein is MDKDILSKKIESLGIRKANYQHIKLELFKILSKIKDEKIKKIINKILINIRPPEKILDSGIHGNHFIVSKSLDHPIFKTFSDNFKKIDDLYKLLDNLTDNLTDNLNDNLTDNNIINNNNNNNNSINDRSESTNYLLFEFEENDGDHSNNITIKNIKDNKNNNKNKNNNNNNNNNNNNNNNNNNNNNNNNNNNNNNNNNNNNNNNNNNNNNNNNNNNINININNNINNLSIDKSQLEERPIADGIFQIQAFFHPSIDDSNHIYVDNNDFKHDQIDSNNNNNNNNNNNNNNNNNNNNNNNNNTNNNNYKNELSQVLELIKEYKDLHSKYKEILIKKVENEINTAFSDVPLIISEDCIFKEIQIEIAYKISSIDRIKKTSIRENEVGLSKGVEFDGVYYKVDNNISCLLNPSKENSVYQLYDSLFQDKGFISPTQLLVINGLKVVTEDGIQSIEKDSIFKESVNNNLERMNIIIQGSLFIKGETLQKYILNNCNDLKSAYNKIDIKSYSAHILSSLLSIPTDSHGDNYIVEKDSFKIVGLDNDKVFECQEFRKTKDEYFIGMRNILFTLGPLMNKPINQEIKSQFIKHQPNLFLLKWLQSLKEKQSTYELFISSIIDVGLPPMQMEKEKEITKDRLNLPLKFHKGWITSMLKRFKLISKLLSKNLNTDITHQELFEHVQPNGSSFYKSLSKLCDHDSIKQIQTIRDYDKYYGFPCNISLNLNDLFKNKENEMVDIIKQIEATIEILPDTPELTLSKTIVELISNSEYNDFNATFVFQPIVNWLELVFKMKKSDKGIKLHQSWSDTKIIVLKKLFQNGVSLELIKDFIKETSITIEDIESISSILHCSIIANNSNILEQIELLISLGVDIDRKEGINDLTPLDLAARINQFKVFTKLIELGAGKVLNHSEISNYYYYKLSNEEKEKLKPFIPQLFIRNPKLIWEISLNEILPIDKNSDNDKDGVKGIVNNRSIKKDYLDQLFDSNNQPIKLLNQYGTRSVVLIENENGLGIYFKFKPQFPGIEFAIKEFAEDLFGFCTPYSELVSINGFPVLLVQKVYGKTLFDVLNEESSSSSSSSPNIERIENSTIERIEDSNISKLIMLSILTNNADGNLGNLIISQDTLLNKYYIFSIDNDQSFVPPAYYSNKIIFNKFLLKIENSLFLFNQMFKLVHQDVIDSIIKLDIEVFLNNWIVKLEQHHSMSMHYSKSSIDHSHFGLDGTVIGVPFEIETIKQIITKLTRLKICLTKKKNITHFDILKLLEPLISIKYKPLISDKSISIINKFLKLRESKEIEYSNLLKISTCSINSSKIILKSRFIKNTLNIQSDLFNGQYRPNLITSQISSIIKGYSNINQVLEDIKNNKSTLKLSDHQLETLLKDENFEKMGENEQGLVFSLIEKSSLRYLKLKGSSLIKFSIFKQFDLNSISKIDFENCNNLKSFGDLTIFKPIFLSSLVVLKFKNCKMLTSIFINAPNLEKLYVKNSPIIENIETFSPNLKSLNLNRSINNLIILDSINNYKYLVNLNISNISKSILNSKLHFYFNELEYLTIKNNEILKVFYFILPNVKSINLQGCKNITEIYFKENETENLIGISNKSISFNQGLDYIIEKSLLFTESNIEELNQYYLHSKGAKERLFMYSITNVPEF
- the racQ gene encoding Rho GTPase; protein product: MEENKIKVVLVKHLYCIQKGRGTFETYNPTLFEDHIKINKDGKEYNLDCWDISSGAEDYSRLRPLLYPNTNVFFICFSISSRDSFNKCTWWAKDLTEYCPDVPKILVGTKIDLRDDNDPNKSDFVKYKEGIKMKDKINASTYIECSSLLNKGVNDLFDTISIFSDNRIQSNCNNKNHKENKCIIC
- the racN gene encoding Rho GTPase, coding for MKEKIIKAVVLGDVTIGKTSLLVTKKIGFPLEYIPTIFDNHYFEIKINDQIMRIGCWDTGGGEEYPRPLSYPQTNLFLILFSISSRNSFNNCETYWLPEVTKFLPSVPIILVGTKTDLRNCDDYKDKSTFVTYEEGLEMKDKINASAYLECSSLLNKGVDDLFDTMAIIGNNDLKSIIPNQLLRDHYNQSQRSEIYEAQRNNYENNNNNNNNNNKCIIC